Part of the Desulfatiglans anilini DSM 4660 genome is shown below.
GTCCTTCAGGATCCCGCAGAAGTATTTCACGCCTTTGGCGATCGCCTTTTCGGGGTCCAGACGGTCATCCCTGCCGTGTTCGAGCAGTTCGTCCCGGTAACGCTCCAGCAGGACCGTGCGCTTTTTCTTCGCAGCCAGGGATTCCTGCATGAGAGCGCGGGCGCGGCGGGCGGCCGATAAATCGCCTTCGTCTTTGATTCGCTCCAGGATGTCCATGGCTTGACGACGCAAGCGTCTTTCTTCCGAAAGAAGGCGGGTAGCCTCATCGAAATAATCGGGCCTGAAAATGGTCTGCATCCCAAGACCCTCGCCGGTGGCGGGCATGATCTGTGTGAGGCCGGCTGCGCCGACATAGGAGACAGCGGATGGATTGAAGCTGGATTCACGCCGCATCAAGGCCATGAACAAGAGCGGATCGACGCATGGATCCTCCTTGGCAGTCAACTCGAAAAGCGGGCGCAGGCAGTTCGGGGCGGCATCCTGCACCCGCGCAAGAGTTGCCTGATGTGTGAGTGGATCCATGTCGCGGGAGGGGCGGTAAAGATCCAGATCCAGCTCTTTCTGCAAGGCATCCGGCGCCTTGGCGCGAAAGGCGTTGAAGACGGCGTTGACAAAGCGGACGTTCTCCGGTTTGAGGGGATCGCCGGCGTTCTTGAGGCCCCGGCAGCGGTTATAGACGTGGGCGAGGGAGTCCCGGAGGTTGCGGCCGTTCGTGTCCAGGGCTTGGCGGAGCAGATTCTCGAGCAGGTTCAGGACGAGGGGCTCTTTCAGACGGTCATCGTTTTCAAGAGTCAAGCGCGCCCGATAGGTCATCAAATGATTCCAGGCCGTGGATTTTTTCTGGTTGTAGGCTGCAGCTGCCCGGGCGGCCGCCCGGGCATGGCCATCCGGCTGGCCCTCCGTCTGATTCGTGAGGAGGCTCCGGCGTGCCTCCTGAAGGTCCTCCGCAGCCTCTTTCTGCAAGGCCACGGCGTTTTCGTAGAGGGGATGGACCAGGACCGTAAGCCCCAGGGAGCGGGCTGCCTCAGGAGTCAGGCAGAGCGGTCCTTCCTCGCCTTTGTAGGTGCCGTCGAGGAGGCTGGCCTGATGCTCTTTCAGGTTGAATGCGACGATATCCGTCTTCAGGATTTCGATGATTTCTGCAGCATTCGGCGCGCGGCCTGGTGAAAACAGAAAGAGGATGCATAGAAACAGCAAGATCCGGCAAATCATGGCACTCCCCCATCATCGGGGCAAGGGCCCCTCGATGAAAGCGTGATCGAGGCATCCAAAGGCGCCCGTTCTGATGGAAGCCTTCGGGCGCCCGATCACATGGTTCCAGTATCCATCCGGGTATGATTTCCAGGTAGAAACCGGTTTCCAATCCGGAAAAGAGGATTTTTCTTCACACCCTTCGGGTGCGCAGTCCCACCCCTGCGGGGCGGGTTCCGGTTTGGGCAATATCAAGGAAACTTAAGCCGTTGCGCAGAGGCTGCTTGCGCATCGCTGCACAAGCAGCCGTGCAGATTGACGCCGAAATTGGCCCAAAAGACCATTTCCGAATGGAAACCATTCTAGCAGAGCGTGCGGTTGGATCAAGGTTTTTCAGGCGTCCTATCGGACAGCCGGCGGCTTTTCCTCCCCGCCGGCGCCGGGGCGCTCTTGACGGTTGTTTCACGCTTCTCGATGTCAGATGATGCTTGCAGTAGATGGGCAGATAGGCAAAAATGAAAAATTACGGGAACGATTGTGTCCGTTCGCCTGTGACGGCCCGATCGTCCTGAGGTTGCGGTCCTCCGCAGGAGTGGCTTGCTGGTGCGTGGAGTTCCAGCCGCAAGATGGCCTGCGGTCTCATGAAATGGCATAAGGTTGTGAATCATGGTTGATATCGGTTCGGATCTGGCGCGTGTCTTTCACCCCCGTTCGGTCGCGGTGGTAGGCGCTTCTGCATCCTTCGGCAAGTGGGGTCAGATGATTTTCAGCAATATCGTAGCCGGGAAATTTCCTGGACGGATCTTTCCCGTGAATCCGAAGGAGACCTCCTTGTATGGTTTGAAGGTCTACCCGCGGATGCAGGATATTGCCGAGGAGATCGATCTGGCGATCGTCACCACGCCGGCTGCGACGGTACCGGGTGTGCTGGCCGCGTGCGGGGAAAAGGGCGTCAAGGGCGTTGTGTTGATCACTTCCGGGTTCGGGGAGACGGACCAGGCAGGTAAGCAGCTGGAAAGAGAGATCGTGGCGCTTTGCCGCGCGAAGCGGATCCGTTTGATCGGCCCCAACACCATGGGCATCCTGAGCCCTCATTCCAGCCTTTTTGCCACAGGGACGCATTCCCGCCCCCGTACAGGAGAGGTGGCCTTTGTCTCACAGTCCGGGAATCTCGGCAATCAGCTGATCCATTGGGCGGAGAACCAGAATATCGGGATATCGCTGTTCGCGGGTTCGGGGAACGAGGCGATGATCTCTTGTGTGGATTACCTGCGCTATCTGGAGGAGGATCCCCGTTCCCGTCTGATCACTCTCTATCTCGAGAACATTGCAGACGGGAGGGCCTTTCTCGAAACGGCGGTCCGGGTCAATCGGAGCAAACCCATCGTTGTGTTGAAAGGCGGGCGAACCGAGGCCGGTATGCGGGCCGCGGCCTCCCACACCGGGTCGATGGGCGGCCGGGACGCCATTTTCCGTGCCGCTTGCCGGCAGGCCGGGGTGGCGCTTGTCAATGAGCCTCTGGAACTGCTCGAGCTGTCCGCGGGGTTTTCTTCTCTCCCCTTGCCGAAAGGGAATCGCGTAGGGATCGTGACCCTCGGGGGCGGATGGGGTGTAGTCACCGCAGATGCCTGCAATGAAAGGGGCTTGCAGGTTCCCTCGTTGCCGGACGGGATGGTAGCCGAAATCGGACGTCTCCTGCCTGATTTCTGGAGCCGCGGCAATCCGGTCGATCTGGTTGGGACGCGCGACCTGGAGGTGCCGCTTGTTGCGGTCGAGTCCCTGCTGAAATGGGATGGCGTCGATTCCGTGATCAGCCTCGGCATCGTTGGGCGCGTCGAGATGGTCAGGCTACTGCTTCAGTCGACGCGCGAGGTGGATCCACAGGCGCAGCCCGCTGTGCTCGATGAACTCGAGGCGATGGCCGAGGCCTATGAGGTCAAATATGTCCAGCGGATCGTCGAACTGATGGAGCGCTACGAAAAGCCAGTTCTGGGGGTGTCCCTCGCGAGGAGCGACAAAGGGGTCGTTCGCAGCGTCCCCGGCGGGAAGTACAGCGGCGTCTTCTACCAAAGCCCGGAAAGCGCTGTGCAGACGTTGGCCTCTATGGCGGCTTACGCGCGGTTCCTCGAGAGGTAGTTTCCGCTCTGGAATTCAAAGAGATCGCTTGAGCGCTGCGAGGTACTCGGTGGAACGATCCAGGTAGAACGCGAGCGCCCGTGAGAAATTCTTCCCGACCAGGCCGTCGACGAAGAGCAGACTGATCTGCCGCTGATTCTGGAGAACGAACTGGGTATTGAGCAGGATCGCGCGTTCCTCCGGAGGCATATTTTCGAGGATCGCCTTGAACGCGGTTCGAGCTCTCGGTTGGTACATCCAGAAGTAGAGCAAATCCAGGGAATTGATGACGATGATCCTGTGAAGGTCGGCAACCTCGCCTTTGAGCTGTTCACCCGATTCTTCAGAGGCGCGCAGCAGGTCGAGCGCGTCCTTTTCCGGCAGCAGCAGTTCGAGTTGCGCATAAACATCGAACATCTGCGTGATCTTGGTCCGATAGTCGCGCCAGCGCATCTGAATGTTCTGGTAGCGGTCGACGGTGCCCTCGATCACGCCGGCTACCAGGTCCGAGGCCAGTTTGGAAATGATCGCGGCCCATTTCTGGAGGATGAGGTCGACCGCTGTGTAACCGAAGAGGGTAAGCAGCCTGCCTGCTGTGGCATTCACTGCGACGGCGATGGGGATGGAGAGCAGGGTCCGGAAAAAGTTGCCGAAGACGGCGCTCTTGGGCAGGCCGCGAAAGAGGTTGTGGCTGGTGAGATAAAGCCCGTTGGCCAATGCGATGCAGGCATAGAGGGCGATAGGGTTCGTGGTGGTGTTGATGCCGAATGCCCGGTCCAGAACAAGAGTCTTCACGATATAATCGAGGAGCGGAACCGAGAAACCCGTGTAGAGCAAAGAGTCGGTGATCCGCTCCCAGCTGAGATAATCGTTCCACCGGAGGAGGGGCGAGCGGCGGATGCCGCCGCCTCCGAGAACCGACTGGAGCACATTGCGCAGGCCCGTGATGCCGAACCAGATCACGGCGCCGAAATAAGCGAGCAGCCACCATTCCTTGGTCAGGTAGAACGTGAGAAACGCGGGGATGAAACCGATCAGCACCTTCAGGGCGTTCTTGACGCCCGTATTGAGGTAGCGCCAGGAGAGCCTCGGCCGGCCCTGCATCTTCTCCGGCGGGTTCAACGTGAGGCCGTTGTCCCCGGCCTTCTGGATGCCGCCGAGCGTTACGATATTGCCGGGGGATTCCATGTGGATGGACTGCTCCTGAATGACCCAGTCGTTCAGGCGTTTTTCGAATAGGAGGCTCAAGCCCGGCAAGGTGCGCATCAGCCTGAACATGATCCGTTCTCTTGTCGAGAGGTTCCCGCGCGGGATGAAGGTGCTGCGCCTGAAAACCTCGACCCGGATCGGAATCATCATCCGGGTTGCGGCCGATGGACGGGTGATTTCTCTTCGCGCCCGCAGGGGCAGCGTTTGTTCTATGGCCAGCCCCATGCCATGGACGCGGGGGGCGCGCCCCGTGGAGTCGCTTCCGATCCGGGCTTTGAGCGGCGTTCCTCGATAGGCGTCTTTGAGCGCCGAGATGTCGTGAAGGATCATGGTCAGTTTTTCGATTCGTTCCCGATTGCCGCTTCCGGCCTTCAAACGACCGATCATCGCGCGGATCATGCCCTTCAGGTGCATCACGTTGCCATCGTTGACGGCCTGCTGAAGCTCATGAATCTGAGGGATGTGGGCGGTTTTGCCCTCGGAGTAATCCTTCAGGTTGAAGATCTCCAGACGGGTGATTGCCCCTTCGCAGTCGTACAGCAGCTCCAAAACATCCTCCACCCTGAGGTTGCTGAGATTGAGGGTCACGCGGTAGGCGGAATGGAGCCTGGCGAGGCGGTTGATCAATTCATGGGCAGGCAGTTTGAGGAGGGGGGGGAGATCAGAGCTGTCCATGGGGATGGCTGGATCGGGGATTTCCGGGTTCTTGGACGGCTGCAGGTATTTTTCGATCAGGGCCTCTGAATCCAGGCGGTTCATTTCGTCGACCAGACCCTCCATTTCGAGGCGCCGCGTAGGGTCGGATGATGGGTAGCGCTCCCGCATCGAGGCGACGCAGTCCTTCAAGGTGTCGAGCATCTTTTTGTGGATGAATTCCCCCAGGTGAACGATGGAGGGCTGCCCGGCGCCCACAAAGGCGGCGAATTCATCCGGGTCGATCGGCTGAAGATCACAGCCGTAGGCCTTCCGCAGGGCGTGGCGGTGACGCTCGTTGAATACCTTGAGCACCTCCCAGACGTATCGCTGCTGGTAGCGCGAGACGGCTTTGCCCTCCGACATGAAGGCCGCCACCTGGTCGTCCGCCAGGAAGCAAAGAAAGGACTGGGTATCGGGAAACCCCCGAGGCACCCAGATCAGCTGCGCATAACGGTTATGGATCCGCGTGTAGAACTCGATCCCGATCCGGACGGTGATCCCCATGATCGAGGCCGCTTCGAGCAACTCCACCGCGAATTTGGCTTCGACATAATTGTAGTAGATGACTCTGAGACGCCGAATTCCTTTGATCCAGGCGTCCATGATGAGGTGACTGGAGGTCTTGCGGCCTTTCGTGTTAACGTCATGAACGTGGTCGTCGAAGGTCGCCTGGTTCCATCCTTCGGGCATCTCCAAGAGATGGTAACGGCGGAGCTGGCTGCGGATGATGCGGGGGTTTCCTGTGGCAGCGGTTCTGAAATCGTGGGCGAGTTCAAGTTGACGCCGCTCGTTCCCGTGGGCGCGGACCAGTTCCTTCATGATCGTCAGCAGGACCCTCGCCGTGTTGATCGGCAGGGAGCCCCCCGCGGCGCCCAGGATCTCTTCCCTCAGGGAGCGCAGTGCGCTCAGACGGTCATCCACGCCGCCGGCCTCGAGGGATTCGAGCAGGTGGATGACGGCGAAGGCGATCCGCAGGCCCTTCGATTCCGCCATCTCCTTGATGCCGTGGGGGTGGAGGTAGGGCAGGACCAGATTCCGCACCCCTTTGCGCGATTTGTCGCGGGTGAGGACATCGTTGACGATGTTCAGCAGGTAGTCGTCCCGTTTGTCGAAAAGCAGTCTGGCCATGAGGTCAACGGCGCGTCAGGGCGCGGAAAGGGATGATCGTCGCTCTTTTTGCCGAAGCGGCCTCATTCGGGGATCCGCCTTTTCCGGATGGCATGGGTAACGCCAGAGGCCGCTTCAGGCTGTCCTGCAATCTTCTGCCTGCTGTGGTCGTTCAATCCATTGTTTTTTTCGAGGAATCCACAGTGTCGAATACCTCGTCCACAAACCGGGGGGGCCGGTTTTCACGCAGGGCCTCGATCCCTTCGACGACGTTGGGCCCCTGAAAAAAGCGGCTCTGCCGATCGGATTCCATCCGAAGGACATCACGGAGTTCGATGTGCGGCGCTGCGTGGACGATCTCCTTGATCGTCCGAATCGGCGCCGCGGGTTGGGCGGCGATTGTGGCAGCCAGATCCATGACGGCATCGTTCAGGGATGTTCCGGCGGTCACCTGATTCAATAGGCCCAGGGTAAGCGCCTTTTCCGCCGAAAGAATCTCTCCTGTCATGAGAAGCTGCAGGGCTCTGCCGGGTCCGGCGGTGCGGGAAAGCCAGTACTCGGCCCCCATGCCGGGATTGAGCCCCAGTTTGATGAAGGTGAAACCGATGATCGCCTCCGCCGCTGCGACGCGAAGATCGCAGGCCATCGCCAGGCAGGCGCCGGCGCCGATCGCCGGGCCGTTGACGGCCGCGATGGTTGGAATGGCCAGTTCGGTCAGGGACAGAAATCGGCTGTAAAAGGCGCTCAACGTATCCTGCACTACAGCAGCGTCTTTCCGTGTCCACTCGGAGAGCATGGCGAGATCGGCTCCCGCACAGAAGGCGCTGCCGGCCCCTGTCAGAACCAGCACCTTGATCGCCGGGTTCGAGGCGACGGCTGTTACGGCTGCCTGGAAATCGTGGGACATCTGCACGGTCATGGCATTTCGTTCTTCAGGGCGATTGAGTGTCAGGATCCCGACCCGGTCTTCGATCTTCATGTGGATGGTCTGAAAGTTCAAAAGGACCTCCGTCAAAGCGCTGCATCAAGGGAGAAAAGGGGGTTTGGCAGGTTAAGATACCATGATCTCAATGTTTTTCGAAACATTAAATTCGTTTCCGTCCCAAAATGGACCTTTTGCCCAATCTCTGAGTGAATCTGTGCGCTTGCTTGCGCGGAGGCGACCTGCAGGTCGCCGCACAAGTAAACGTGCAGATTGACGCCGAGATTGGCTAAAAAGACCATTCCCGGATGAAAACCATCGATGATAAGGAAGCATGGCTGGCATAGGAAATGAACCGGACAAACATACAAAAATCCAGGGATGAACGGATGCGCCGCATCCGGCAGGACATGGCCGGCGCCATGCTGCTAGACCAGGCGGCACTGGCGAAAGGGCTCAAGTCGCTGCTGGCCTCGCTGAAGAAAGGCCATGTTCCGGAGGAAGAGGTCGATAGGCAGTTCGGGCGGCTGGAAAAAAGGCTTTCCGCCTCGGTGTTCGAATGCGAGCGGCGGCGGAGAGAGCTTCCCCGGCTCGATTTTCCGGAGAATCTTCCCATCACCTCAAGGAAGGACGACCTGATTCGGGCCATTCAGGGGCATCGGGTGGTGATCGTCGCGGGGGAGACCGGCTCCGGCAAGAGCACCCAACTCCCGAAGATGTGCCTCGCGGCGGGCCGCGGCATTGCGGGGCGGGTCGGCTGCACCCAGCCGCGGCGCATCGCCGCCGCCACGATCGCCAGGCGGGTCGCCGAGGAACTCGGGGAGGAACTGGGCCGATCGGTGGGTTACAAGGTGCGCTTCAAGGACCGCACGGACCCGCGGGCCTACATCAAGGTCGTGACCGACGGAATGCTCCTGGCCGAGACGCAGGGGGATCGCCATCTGTTTGAATACGACACCCTGATCATCGACGAGGCCCACGAGCGCAGCCTCAACATCGATTTTCTCCTCGGGATCCTGCGAAACCTGCTCGAGGTGCGGCCGGAGCTGAAGGTGATCGTCACCTCGGCCACGCTCGACACCGCCAAGTTCTCCGCCTTCTTCGGCGATGCGCCGGTGATCGAGGTGAGCGGCCGGATGTACCCGGTCGAGGTCGTCTATAGGCCGCTCGACCCCGAGAGGGAAAGCGAGGGGGATCTCACCTACGTGGACCTGGCCGTGGAGGCCGTCGACAGCCTGCGAAAGGCCCGCCTGCCGGGGGACGTCCTGATCTTCATGCCGACCGAGCAGGATATCCTCGAGACGTGCGAACGGCTGGAAGGGAGGCATTTCCCCGGCGTGACGGTTCTTCGCCTCTTCGCCCGTCTGCCGGCCTCCGAGCAGGGCCGGGTCTATGCGGTCAGCGGGCCCAAGATCGTGGTGGCGACGAATGTCGCCGAGACCTCCCTGACGATCCCGGGCATCCGGTATGTCATCGACACGGGCCTGGCGCGGATCTCCCGCTATGTCCCGCGGACGCGGACGACCAGCCTGCCGATCAGCCCCATCTCGATAAGCAGCGCCGACCAGCGCAAGGGGCGATGCGGCCGCGTGCAGAACGGTGTGTGCATCCGTCTGTATTCGGAGGAGGACTACGCATCGCGGGCTCCTTTCACGCCCCCGGAGGTGCTGCGCTCGAACCTGGCGGAGGTGATCCTCCGGATGATCGCGCTGGGGCTCGGGGACATCGCGGCCTTTCCCTTCGTGGACCGGCCCAACCCGCGGAGCGTCAAGGACGGCTTCGATCTCCTGGAGGAGCTGGGGGCGATCCGGCGCAGGGGCCGGAAGGTCCTCCTGACGGAAAAGGGCCGCCTCATGGCGCGCATGCCCCTGGACCCGAAGATCGCGCGGATGATGCTGGAGGCGGTCCATGAGGGCTGCGTCGATGAAACGGCGGTGATCGCCGCGGCGCTGAGCGTCCAGGACCCCCGCGAGCGGCCCCTGGACAAGGCCGCCCAGGCCGATCAGATGCACGCCCCGTTCAAGGATCCGGACTCGGATTTCGTGACCCTCCTGAACATCTGGAACCGCTACCACGGCCACTGGGCCGGGCTCAAGACCCAGAACCAGATGCGCCGCTTCTGCAGGACGCAGTTCCTGTCCTTTCCCCGCATGCGGGAGTGGATGTACATCCATGAGCAGATCGTCTCGATCCTGAACGAGCGGCGGCTGAAAGGACCGGCTGAACCGGCCGCAGCCGGTCTTGACCCGCTCTACGACCGGCTTCATCGGGCGGTCCTGAGCGGCTTCCTTTCCAACATCGCGCTCAGAAAAGAAAAGAACCTCTACCAGGCGGCGCGGGGTCGCGAGGTCATGGTCCATCCGGGATCGAGCCTTTTCAACAAAGGCCGACCCTGGATCGTCGCGGCTGAGATCGTCAAGACCTCGCGGCTGTTCGCCCGCACTGTGGCCCGCATCGATCCGGGCTGGCTCGAGGCCCTTGGCGGGGACCTGTGCCGGCGGAGCTATGCGGAGCCTCATTGGGAGAAATCGCGCGGTGAGGTGAGGGCCTATGAGCAGGTCACCCTTTACGGCCTCCCGATCGTGGCGAGGCGGCCGGTATCCTACGGGCCCATCCGCCCGGAGGAGGCCCACCGGATCTTTGTCCAGTCGGGCCTGGTCGAAGGGAGCATCAGGGAGCCCCTGGGGTTTTTGAAGCACAATCGGGCCTTGATGGAGGCCATCGGCGCCATGGAGGAGAAGATCCGCCGCCGCGGCCTGATGGTGAACGAGGAGGCCGTGGCTGAATTCTACTCGTCCAGGCTCGCCGGCATGTGCGATGTCAGAACCCTCAAAAGGGTGATCCGCGAAAGGGCCGGGGACGCCTTTCTGCGCATGCGGGAGGAAGACCTGGTGCAGGAGCTTCCGGATCGGGCGGAGCTGGAGCGGTACCCGGACCGGATGGTGCTCGGGAACAAGATTTTTAGCTGTTCCTACCGGTTTTCCCCCGGTGCGGAGGAGGACGGCGTGACGATCCGCATACCGGCGGGGGCCCTTTCGGAGGTGCCGGCCGAACGGCTCGAATGGGGGGTGCCGGGCCTTTACCGTGAGAAGATCGCGGCCTTGATCAAAGGCCTTCCCAAGCGTTACCGAAAGCAGTTGGTCCCGGCTTCCGCCACAGTGGATATCATTGTGGCGGAGATGGAACAGGGGAGTCGCCCGCTTATCAGCTCCCTGGCCCGGTTCGTCTACGAGCGGTTCGGAGTGGAGATCCCCGCGGCCGAATGGGCGGCGGTGGAGCTGCCCGAATACCTCAAGATGCGGGTGGCGGTCGTGGACGAGCAGGGGAAGGAACTGGAGGCGGGCCGCGATATCCACCTCCTCGAATACCCCGGGGGGACGGCGGCGCACGCGGTGAACACCCTGCCTCAGTGGAAGGACGCGCAGGCGCAGTGGGAAGAGGAAGACGTCAGAGACTGGACCGTGGGCGAACTCCCGGAGCGCATCCCTCTCGACGACTGCCTCGACGCGTACCCGGCCCTGGCGGCCGACGACGGCGGCCGCGTGAACCTGCGCCTGTTTCCGGACCGCGATCAGGCCGCCGCGGTGCACCGGGAGGGGATCAAGCGCCTGCTCGAGCTCCGTCTCGCAAAGGATCTGAAGTATCTCAAGCGCTCCGTGTCGCTTGCGAAAGAGGCCTCGCCCGGCGCCGTCTATTTCGGCGGAGCACGCAGGGTGGAAGAGCAGATCTACGAGGCCGTCCTCGAAGGCTCCCTCGCGTTGGACCTTCGGAGCCGGGAGGCATTCGACCGGCATGCGGCGGTCCTCCGGGAAGGCATATTCGAGGAGGCGGCCGTGCTGCGCGAGCAGGCCGAAAAGGTCTTGAAGTCTTTCGAAGAGACCCGCGGAGCGCTCTATGACCTCGAGCGGGCCAATGCGACGAACGAAGAGGTCCTGGCCCTTTGCGCCGGCCTTCGCCGCGAACTCGATGCCCTCCTGCCGCCGGATTTCATTCGGCGGTACGCCCCCGATCAGCTTTCCAACATGCCCCGCTACCTGAAGGCGATCCAGTTGAGGGTTGAACGCGGAGCCTACGACCCCGCCAAGGACCGGCGGAAGCAGGCCGATGTCGATCCCTTCGTCGAGGCCCTCCAGACGATGACCGGTGCCCTTTCCCCGCGCACCTCCCGGGAGAAGAGGGAGGCGCTCGAAGCCTTTCGCTGGATGGTGGAGGAGTTCAAGGTGTCGCTCTTCGCCCAGGAGCTGAAGACCCCCTACCCCGTTTCCCCCAAACGCCTGGAAGAAAAGCGGAAAGAGCTCGAGCGGATGATCTGAGCACGATGCCTGTATGACCGAAGGGCGCAAGATATCCACCCGCCCGAGCCGTATCAGGCACCGGAACGGAGGCGGCTCAGCTTGTAATAGATCCCCTTGCGGGCCATGAGGGCATCGTGGTCGCCCTGTTCGCAGATCCTGCCATGGTGCATCACGAGGATGCGGTTCGCATGCCGGATGGTCGAAAGCCGGTGGGCCACGATCAGGGTGGTCCGGCGCGAGGCCATGCGCGTGATGGCCTCCTGGATCAGTCTTTCGGTCTCCGGGTCGACGCTCGAGGTGGCCTCGTCGAGGATCAGGACGGGCGGGTCGGCGGCCAAGGCCCTCGCAAACGAAAGAAGCTGGCGCTCACCGGCCGAGAGCGTTGCGCCGCCTTCGCCGATCGTCTGGTTCAGCCCGCCCGGCAGCCGCTCGATGAACGAAAGGGCGTTGGCCTTCGAAGCGGCCTCGCGGACGGCCTCCCGCCCCAGATCCTCACGCCCCAAGGTGATATTCTCGGCCAGGGTGCCGGCAAAGATGAAGACGTCCTGCATGCAGAGGCTCATGCGCCGGTGCAGGGCGGATGGGGACCATTCCCGCAGATCTCTTCCGTCCAGAAATACAGCCCCTTGATCAGGATCGTAGAAGCGTTCGAGGAGATTGATGATCGTCGTTTTGCCGGACCCCGTGGCCCCGACGATCGCCAGGGTCTCACCCGGGTCGACCTCGAAGGAGATGTGTCTGAGGACCGGCTGACCCTCTTCGTAGGCGAAGGAGACGTCCCGGAAGGCCACCTCGCCGCGCAGGGTCTCCGGGGCATAAGGCGCGGGGTGTTCGGGGATGGTTTCATCCTGGTCCATGAACTCGAAGATCCGCTCCGTCGAGGCCATCGCCGACTGCATGATGTTGTATTTTTCGGAGATGTCCCGGATCGGCTTGAAGAACATCTGCATGTAGCCGATGAAGGCCACCAGGGCCCCCAGGGTCAACTCGTCCTGGACGACCTTTCCGCCTCCATACCAGATGAGGATGGCCACCGCCAGCGAGGAAAAGAGCTCCATGAGGGGCATGAACAGGGCGAAGACCTTGATCTGCCGCATGCCGGCCAGGTAATTGGCCTGGTTGATCTCCCGGAAGGTCTCCATCTGCCGCCCTTCCTGTACGAAGAGCTGGATGACGCGCATGCCGCTGATGCGCTCCTGCAGAAAGGCGTTGATCTTTGCCACGGTCGCGCGCAGGTCGCGGAAGGCCTCGCGG
Proteins encoded:
- a CDS encoding lytic transglycosylase domain-containing protein translates to MICRILLFLCILFLFSPGRAPNAAEIIEILKTDIVAFNLKEHQASLLDGTYKGEEGPLCLTPEAARSLGLTVLVHPLYENAVALQKEAAEDLQEARRSLLTNQTEGQPDGHARAAARAAAAYNQKKSTAWNHLMTYRARLTLENDDRLKEPLVLNLLENLLRQALDTNGRNLRDSLAHVYNRCRGLKNAGDPLKPENVRFVNAVFNAFRAKAPDALQKELDLDLYRPSRDMDPLTHQATLARVQDAAPNCLRPLFELTAKEDPCVDPLLFMALMRRESSFNPSAVSYVGAAGLTQIMPATGEGLGMQTIFRPDYFDEATRLLSEERRLRRQAMDILERIKDEGDLSAARRARALMQESLAAKKKRTVLLERYRDELLEHGRDDRLDPEKAIAKGVKYFCGILKDFDGDMSLALSAYNAGPHRVRQYAGIPPYSETVTFRNRVLSFYREYIQRFRNVR
- a CDS encoding acetate--CoA ligase family protein; translated protein: MVDIGSDLARVFHPRSVAVVGASASFGKWGQMIFSNIVAGKFPGRIFPVNPKETSLYGLKVYPRMQDIAEEIDLAIVTTPAATVPGVLAACGEKGVKGVVLITSGFGETDQAGKQLEREIVALCRAKRIRLIGPNTMGILSPHSSLFATGTHSRPRTGEVAFVSQSGNLGNQLIHWAENQNIGISLFAGSGNEAMISCVDYLRYLEEDPRSRLITLYLENIADGRAFLETAVRVNRSKPIVVLKGGRTEAGMRAAASHTGSMGGRDAIFRAACRQAGVALVNEPLELLELSAGFSSLPLPKGNRVGIVTLGGGWGVVTADACNERGLQVPSLPDGMVAEIGRLLPDFWSRGNPVDLVGTRDLEVPLVAVESLLKWDGVDSVISLGIVGRVEMVRLLLQSTREVDPQAQPAVLDELEAMAEAYEVKYVQRIVELMERYEKPVLGVSLARSDKGVVRSVPGGKYSGVFYQSPESAVQTLASMAAYARFLER
- a CDS encoding enoyl-CoA hydratase/isomerase family protein, producing MNFQTIHMKIEDRVGILTLNRPEERNAMTVQMSHDFQAAVTAVASNPAIKVLVLTGAGSAFCAGADLAMLSEWTRKDAAVVQDTLSAFYSRFLSLTELAIPTIAAVNGPAIGAGACLAMACDLRVAAAEAIIGFTFIKLGLNPGMGAEYWLSRTAGPGRALQLLMTGEILSAEKALTLGLLNQVTAGTSLNDAVMDLAATIAAQPAAPIRTIKEIVHAAPHIELRDVLRMESDRQSRFFQGPNVVEGIEALRENRPPRFVDEVFDTVDSSKKTMD
- the hrpA gene encoding ATP-dependent RNA helicase HrpA, whose translation is MRRIRQDMAGAMLLDQAALAKGLKSLLASLKKGHVPEEEVDRQFGRLEKRLSASVFECERRRRELPRLDFPENLPITSRKDDLIRAIQGHRVVIVAGETGSGKSTQLPKMCLAAGRGIAGRVGCTQPRRIAAATIARRVAEELGEELGRSVGYKVRFKDRTDPRAYIKVVTDGMLLAETQGDRHLFEYDTLIIDEAHERSLNIDFLLGILRNLLEVRPELKVIVTSATLDTAKFSAFFGDAPVIEVSGRMYPVEVVYRPLDPERESEGDLTYVDLAVEAVDSLRKARLPGDVLIFMPTEQDILETCERLEGRHFPGVTVLRLFARLPASEQGRVYAVSGPKIVVATNVAETSLTIPGIRYVIDTGLARISRYVPRTRTTSLPISPISISSADQRKGRCGRVQNGVCIRLYSEEDYASRAPFTPPEVLRSNLAEVILRMIALGLGDIAAFPFVDRPNPRSVKDGFDLLEELGAIRRRGRKVLLTEKGRLMARMPLDPKIARMMLEAVHEGCVDETAVIAAALSVQDPRERPLDKAAQADQMHAPFKDPDSDFVTLLNIWNRYHGHWAGLKTQNQMRRFCRTQFLSFPRMREWMYIHEQIVSILNERRLKGPAEPAAAGLDPLYDRLHRAVLSGFLSNIALRKEKNLYQAARGREVMVHPGSSLFNKGRPWIVAAEIVKTSRLFARTVARIDPGWLEALGGDLCRRSYAEPHWEKSRGEVRAYEQVTLYGLPIVARRPVSYGPIRPEEAHRIFVQSGLVEGSIREPLGFLKHNRALMEAIGAMEEKIRRRGLMVNEEAVAEFYSSRLAGMCDVRTLKRVIRERAGDAFLRMREEDLVQELPDRAELERYPDRMVLGNKIFSCSYRFSPGAEEDGVTIRIPAGALSEVPAERLEWGVPGLYREKIAALIKGLPKRYRKQLVPASATVDIIVAEMEQGSRPLISSLARFVYERFGVEIPAAEWAAVELPEYLKMRVAVVDEQGKELEAGRDIHLLEYPGGTAAHAVNTLPQWKDAQAQWEEEDVRDWTVGELPERIPLDDCLDAYPALAADDGGRVNLRLFPDRDQAAAVHREGIKRLLELRLAKDLKYLKRSVSLAKEASPGAVYFGGARRVEEQIYEAVLEGSLALDLRSREAFDRHAAVLREGIFEEAAVLREQAEKVLKSFEETRGALYDLERANATNEEVLALCAGLRRELDALLPPDFIRRYAPDQLSNMPRYLKAIQLRVERGAYDPAKDRRKQADVDPFVEALQTMTGALSPRTSREKREALEAFRWMVEEFKVSLFAQELKTPYPVSPKRLEEKRKELERMI